The sequence CTTCTGTAAATGTTACGGTAGTGCTGTTAAAGATTTTAGGTTTCTTCGTATTTTCGGGAATTATCGGAGTGATTTTTTACAAAGTATACAAACGATGGACAGAATCTTCCGAGAAGGGATTGCAAAGACATGCGATTATTGCGTTTGTGTTCTGTTTGCTGATGGCATATATTGCGGAAGTTGTATTTGGAGTAGCTGATATTACAGGTGCATTTATTGCAGGATTGATTATCTCGAATACAAACAAATCGATGTTTGTGCGAATTAAGTTTGATACGATTTCTTATATGTTGTTGTCGCCGGTATTCTTTGCAAGTATTGGATTGAAAGTAGTGCTGCCAGAGATGACACCGGCGATTATCTGGTTCTCAGTGGTGCTTGTCATTGTGGCAATCGTTACAAAAGTAATCGGCTGTGGAATTGGAGCAAAGGTATGTGGTTACCAGAATTATCAGGCAAAAAGAATCGGAGTTGGTATGATTTCCCGTGGTGAAGTGGCGCTGATCGTTGCAAGTAAGGGAACGGCGCTTGGACTTCTCGGGGGCAATTTCCTTGGACCGGTTGTCATCGTTGTAATTTTTACGACCATTATCACACCGGTGTTGCTGAAAATTGTATTTAAAAAGGCACCTCCGATTCCGGTAAGTGAGACGATTACGGAGTCAGAAAGTCTGGCAAAAGAGTTGGAACAGGTGATGAAATCCCGTGGAGAAGAACGAAAATAGGTTGGAAGCCGGCATAGAAATATGTCGGCTTTTTGCATGAATCACAAAGTGTTTCATATATTAGATAAAAAATGATGGAGCGATTATGCCGCAGGAAGAGATTTGCAGAAATCGAATCATATCCGAAAATTATCGGGATTTTATTGTGAACCAGCTCAGAGGAAATATATTTGACTCTATTTCTTCAGAAGAACTTTGCGAACAGAGTATGGAATACTTATATAAAACAATCTATGTAGATGGAACGATGGCAGATCCCATTAATTTTGAAAAATATACGTACAATTCGGTGCCGAAGTGCTTTACCCTGATTGATACAGAGGCGTTAAGCCAGTCTGGAATCTTACAGATACAGAATTATCCCACATTGGGACTGAAAGGAAATGGAGTGCTGGTCGGATTTATAGATACCGGAATTGATTATGAAAATCCTGTTTTTCGAAATATTGACGGAAGTACCAGAATTTTGGGAATCTGGGATCAGAGTATTCAGGATGGACAGCCGCCGCAAAACTTTTTGTATGGAACAGAATACACGAAGGAGATGATTGATGCGGCTCTTAGTAGTGATAATCCAAAAGCGCTTGTTCCAACTCAGGATGAAAGCGGGCATGGGACTTTTCTTGCAAGTGTTGCAGCAGGCGGAGCTGATGTGGAAAATCAGTTTTTGGGAGCAGCGCCGGAGTCGAAGCTTGCGATTGTAAAGTTAAAACCGGCAAAAAAATATCTGAAAGAGTTTTACCTGATCACAGAAGAAAAAGAGTGTTATCAGGAAAATGATATCATGCTTGGAATGAGGTATCTGAATGAACTGGCGAATCGATATGATATGCCGCTAGTCATCTGTATTGCACTTGGCTCGAATATGGGAGGACATAATGCGACACTTCCAATCACAGGACTTTTAGAGATGTATGCCAATATAGCAAATCGGGCAGTTGTGATCGGGGGAGGAAACGAAGCGAATCAACGGCACCATTTTTATGGAAAAGCCGAGAATGTAAACGATATCAAAAAGGCAGAAGTCCGTGTGGACGGCGGAATGAAAGGATTTACGATGGAACTGTGGACGGACATCCCCAATATTGTGGCAGTCTCCATTATATCGCCTTCGGGAGAAAGAATTCCACGGGTGCCAATCCGTCGGGGAGTGATGGAGGTATATCGTTTTGTGTTTGAGGGAACGACTATTTTTATCAATTACAAATTACTTGTGGAAAAATCAAATTCGGAATTGATATTTTTTAGAGTAAAAGATCCGGCCCCCGGAATATGGACGATTTTTATAGAGCCTGTGGAGTTGGCAGATGGCGTGTTCCATATGTGGCTTCCGATCACAGAACTTTTGGAAGGAGAAGTTTATTTTCTGCAGTCAAATCCGGATTATACGATCACGGAGCCTGGAAGTACGGTTTCCGGGATGACAGTTGGATATTATAATGGAGATGATAATAGTATTGCTATTCGATCGGGAAGAGGATATACTAGAAGTGAAAAAATCAAACCTGATTTTGTGGCTCCCGGAGTAAATGTAACGGGAGCAGCAATGCGGAATCAATTTACAGAGCGTACAGGTTCCAGTGTTGCTGTCGGGATTACGGCAGGAGCAGTTGCACTTATGCTGGAGTGGATTGTGTACCAGCTCGGGGAGAGCAGGATTGATTCCATACAGATTCGCAATCTTTTAGTTCTGGGAACAGATTGCAAGCCCGGCGAGACATATCCCAACCGAGAGTGGGGATACGGAGCTTTGAATCTATATGATGCATTTGATGCAATCAGGCGTATTTGACACATGAAGGGAGAAATGAAACATGGGAGACTTTTTTGAAGATTTAGGAAAACGAATTACAGAAACAGCAGGAGCAGTGACGAAAAAGACAGAAGAAGTTGTTGAGACACAGAAAATAAAAAGCCAGATCAGAGTGGAAGAACGAAATAAAGAAAGAGATCTGCAGCATCTTGGAAAGCTGGTTTATGACCGTTTCCAGAAAGGGGAAGTGATTGATACAGTATTTGTGGAGCTGTGCGAGGCTGTTGCACAACATGAAGACGCAGTTCAGTCCTATTTAAAAGAACTTGCGCAATTGAAGGGAATGGAACTTTGCAAGAACTGCAAAGGCGAATTGGAATCTGATATGGCATACTGTCCAAAATGTGGAACAAAAGTAGAAGAAGAGATACACTTTGACACAGAAGAAGCAGAAGAGACGACAGCAGATGAGGGGGTAGATGACTCAGCCATGCAGACAGTAGAGGAGACAGAGACGGTTTCAGAAGAGGAAGTATAGATGCTTGCTGTAATTTTGACGCTTTTGATAGGAACCTTATGTGGGATTGATTTATATTTGAAGTCATACATTGAGACTCATTACAAAGAGGGGGAAGAAAAGAAGATTCTCGGTGACACAATCTCAGTTCGAAAAGTGCATAACAAAGGGATGGCGCTGAATAAGGGAGAAGAACATCCAAAAAGAGTGCGAATGCTATCGGGGATTGTGACTGCGTTGCTCGTGTTGTATTATGTTTTTCTGTTTCGGAAGAAAGGCGGATGGATGCGCAAAAAGGGAATTGCACTTGCCATTGCAGGAGGAGTGAGCAATACTTACGATAGATTTGTGCGAAAATATGTAGTGGACTATTTCGGATTTTGCACGGAGTGGAAAAAATTCGAAAAGATCACGTTTAACTTGGGAGATATGTTTATCTTTCTTGGCAGTATTTTAGTTGTGATATCTGAGATTTTTTCAAAAAAGCGATAAGAAAGATAAGAAAAAAGATGAGACCCGCGGGAAATCGCGGGTCTTTGTGTGGGTTTAGCGCTCTAAAATCTTTGGAAGAACATTTTTCGGAGTATCTAGGAAAACAAGATTCGTTCTTACGTCTGAATAATGAGGATTCTGGTGAACCACTACAATGGAGTTCCCACGGAAGTATTTGATATAGTTTTTATATGTATAGGATTCCAATGAGGTTCCAAGAAGCAGCAGCACATCAGCTTTCGCAATTTCGTCAGCAATTTTAGCGATGATCTCATGGTCAAGCATTTCTCCGAATAGTTTTACGTTTGGACGGATGATATGCCCGCATTCTTCGCAGAGTGGAACAGACGGAGATGTTTTTACAAATTCGACAGGATATTCTTTCCCACAATGTGTGCATATGTTTTTGTGAATGGTCCCATAAATATTATATACATGTTTACAACCGGCTCTTTCAGAAAGAGAAAAACTATTTTTAGAAATAATGGTCTGCAATTTTTCCTGTTTTTCAAGTTCGGCAAGTGCGTAGAACGTTTCGCTTGGTTCAAGATCTTTGTCTAATATCTCAGACTTGTAAAACTTAAAAAACTTTTCCGGTCTGGTGCTGAAATAAGCGCTGGAATAGATATATTCCGGTGAGTCGCCGTATCTGTTCTCGATATCGTAGGCGACGTCAAGAGAGAGTATGCCCGGATATCCACATTCTTTTAAGATTCCAGAACCACACAGGGCAACTGTATATCTGCTGGAATCTAATATGTTTTTTAATGTTTGCAATTTTTTCTCCATAATAATCCCACCCTTACTTAAATAGTATGGTTATATTGTCCTATGTTTTGTCAGAAAAGTCAATCAAATTCACAACTAATGTGTATGTATTTTTAACTATTTTCTAAAAGTAAAATGGATAATTGTGAGTAAACTAGAAAAGCTTTGGAGAGGCTCCAAAGCTTTTCTGATTACATTATATAGTTTACATTAACTGCCTGTTCCCCTCTTGGTCCTTGAGTAGTGTCAAAGGAGACTTGCTGTCCCTCTTCCAAAGTCTTAAATCCATTGAGAGCAATTCCGGAGAAGTGTACAAAGATATCCTTTCCGCTTTGTTCATTGGTGATAAATCCAAATCCTTTTTGTGAGTCAAACCATTTTACTGTACCTGTATTCATGTGAGGTACCTCCTAAATTATAATATTTGTAA comes from Coprococcus phoceensis and encodes:
- a CDS encoding zinc ribbon domain-containing protein produces the protein MGDFFEDLGKRITETAGAVTKKTEEVVETQKIKSQIRVEERNKERDLQHLGKLVYDRFQKGEVIDTVFVELCEAVAQHEDAVQSYLKELAQLKGMELCKNCKGELESDMAYCPKCGTKVEEEIHFDTEEAEETTADEGVDDSAMQTVEETETVSEEEV
- the lspA gene encoding signal peptidase II, producing the protein MLAVILTLLIGTLCGIDLYLKSYIETHYKEGEEKKILGDTISVRKVHNKGMALNKGEEHPKRVRMLSGIVTALLVLYYVFLFRKKGGWMRKKGIALAIAGGVSNTYDRFVRKYVVDYFGFCTEWKKFEKITFNLGDMFIFLGSILVVISEIFSKKR
- a CDS encoding cation:proton antiporter, which encodes MEGYSYLLDLAIILLSTKVLGLATRKVQMPQVVGALLAGLLLGPAALGWITETNFIHEVAEIGVIVLMFCAGMETDIKELKESGKASFIIALFGVVVPLIGGFAAAWFFNRPDLIASDASCSIFLQNIFIGIILTATSVSITVETLKELGKLKTRSGNAILGAAIIDDILGIIALTIVTSMADSSVNVTVVLLKILGFFVFSGIIGVIFYKVYKRWTESSEKGLQRHAIIAFVFCLLMAYIAEVVFGVADITGAFIAGLIISNTNKSMFVRIKFDTISYMLLSPVFFASIGLKVVLPEMTPAIIWFSVVLVIVAIVTKVIGCGIGAKVCGYQNYQAKRIGVGMISRGEVALIVASKGTALGLLGGNFLGPVVIVVIFTTIITPVLLKIVFKKAPPIPVSETITESESLAKELEQVMKSRGEERK
- a CDS encoding cold-shock protein, coding for MNTGTVKWFDSQKGFGFITNEQSGKDIFVHFSGIALNGFKTLEEGQQVSFDTTQGPRGEQAVNVNYIM
- a CDS encoding S8 family peptidase, with product MPQEEICRNRIISENYRDFIVNQLRGNIFDSISSEELCEQSMEYLYKTIYVDGTMADPINFEKYTYNSVPKCFTLIDTEALSQSGILQIQNYPTLGLKGNGVLVGFIDTGIDYENPVFRNIDGSTRILGIWDQSIQDGQPPQNFLYGTEYTKEMIDAALSSDNPKALVPTQDESGHGTFLASVAAGGADVENQFLGAAPESKLAIVKLKPAKKYLKEFYLITEEKECYQENDIMLGMRYLNELANRYDMPLVICIALGSNMGGHNATLPITGLLEMYANIANRAVVIGGGNEANQRHHFYGKAENVNDIKKAEVRVDGGMKGFTMELWTDIPNIVAVSIISPSGERIPRVPIRRGVMEVYRFVFEGTTIFINYKLLVEKSNSELIFFRVKDPAPGIWTIFIEPVELADGVFHMWLPITELLEGEVYFLQSNPDYTITEPGSTVSGMTVGYYNGDDNSIAIRSGRGYTRSEKIKPDFVAPGVNVTGAAMRNQFTERTGSSVAVGITAGAVALMLEWIVYQLGESRIDSIQIRNLLVLGTDCKPGETYPNREWGYGALNLYDAFDAIRRI
- a CDS encoding SIR2 family NAD-dependent protein deacylase, whose translation is MEKKLQTLKNILDSSRYTVALCGSGILKECGYPGILSLDVAYDIENRYGDSPEYIYSSAYFSTRPEKFFKFYKSEILDKDLEPSETFYALAELEKQEKLQTIISKNSFSLSERAGCKHVYNIYGTIHKNICTHCGKEYPVEFVKTSPSVPLCEECGHIIRPNVKLFGEMLDHEIIAKIADEIAKADVLLLLGTSLESYTYKNYIKYFRGNSIVVVHQNPHYSDVRTNLVFLDTPKNVLPKILER